Within Halobacterium zhouii, the genomic segment GCTGTAGATGACCGGCCGTGTTGTCGGTGTCGACGTCGGCGGGACGTTCACTGACGTGACGCTACTGGTTGACGGCGAACTCGTCACGGCGAAGGTGCCGAGCACCGAGGGTCAGAGCGAAGGCGTGATGGCAGGCATCGAGAAGGCCTGTGCTGACGCCGGCATTTCGCCCGACGATATCGAGGGTTTCTCGCACGCGATGACCGTCTCGGTGAACGCGCTCCTCGAGGAGTCGGGTGCGAAGACCGCCTTGGTCACGACCGAGGGATTCCGGGACGTCCTCGAAATCGGCCGTCAAGATAGGCCGTCGCTGTACGACCTTGAGGCGGAGAAGCCGACGCCGCTCGTGCCGCGGCGTCGCCGCTACGAGGTGAGCGAACGAACGACGACTGAGGGAATCAAACAGTCGGTCGACGAAGACGAGGTTCGCGAGGTGGCCAATTCGATCCGCGACGACGGTGCCGAGGCGGTCGCCATCTCGCTCCTCCATGCGTACGTCCATCCCCAGAACGAGCGGCGCGTCGCCGAGGTGCTTCGGGAGGAACTTGAGGTTCCCGTATCGGCATCGCACGAGGTCCTGGCGGAGTTCCGTGAGTACGAGCGTACCTCGACGACTGTCGTCGACGCGTACGTGCGACCGGCAATCGACAGGTACATCGGCCATCTCACCGAACGGGCCGCCGACGCCGGCGTGCCCCAACCCCGCATCATGCAGGCTAACGGGGGAATCACCGACGCGGACACAGTTCGACAGAAAGCCGTGCTGACGGCACTCTCTGGGCCGGCAGCTGGGGTCGTTGGCGCGAGCGCTATGTCCAGTGGCGGTTCTGACGACCAGGATGCAAGACTCGTCACGTTCGACATGGGTGGGACGTCGAGTGATGTTAGTCTCATCCGCGACGGCGACGTAAAGCGGACGACCGACGGGTCGATAAGCGACCGGCCGATCAAGACGCCGCTGGTCGACATCGAGACGGTTGGCGCCGGTGGCGGGTCGATCGCGTGGGTCGACGCCGGCGGTGCGCTCCGCATCGGCCCGCATTCGGCGGGGTCCGACCCTGGACCGGCTTGCTACGGCTGGGGCGGCACCGAACCGACGGTGACAGACGCCAATCTCGTCCTCGGCTATATCGGGTCCAGCACCAGCCTCGGTGGGGAACTGTCGCTGGACGAGCAGGCGGCCTACGATGCGCTCGCCGACCTCGCCGAAGAGGCCGGAATGGACGGGGCGGTCGAGGCCGCACGGGGCGTATATCGTGTTGCCAACGCGAACATGACGCGTGCGATCCGGTCGGTCACGGTCGAGCGCGGGTTCGACCCTCGAAAGTTCGGCCTCGTCGCGTTCGGTGGTGCCGGACCGATGCATGCTGTCTCAATCGCGGACAATCTCGACATGGAACGCGTCGTTATCCCACGAGCCTCCGGGGTTCTGTCCGCGTACGGGCTGCTCGCCGCAGATGAAAAACAGGACGCAGTCAAGACCTATCAGCGGTCACTCGCCGCTGTCGACCTTGACGATGTCGACGGTATCTACGCTGATCTGGAGGAGCAGGTGCTTGCGGAGATCAGCGCCCCCGACCGCGCCACGGTCGAACGCACCGCCGACCTGCGCTACGCGGGCCAGAGCTTCGAACTGTCCGTCGACGTCGGCGAGTCGTTCAGTCCCCGCGACGCTGCAGAGCGGTTCGCGGAGGCGCACGAAGTCGCGTACGGGTACCAGATGGACGAACCGGTACACCTGGTCAACTGTCGCGTCACGGCGACCGTCGAGCGGGCGGTGCCGGACGTCGAGTACGCGGCGAGCGGTGACGCGATGAAGGGAACTAGGACTACGACGTTCGAAGACGGCGAGTACGAGACGCCTGTGTATCACCGCGAGCGGCTTCAACCGAGACAGACAGTCGAAGGGCCGGCCGTGATTGAACAGGACGAAAGCACGATTGTCATCCCCCCTACGTGGGACGTCCGCGTCCGCGAAGACGGCACGCTGGTGTCCGAGGTGGGTGACGAATGACCGAGGACGACGCGACCACGATGGAAACCAACGGAGTTGATGCCAACGTGAGCAGCACAGACGATGAAATCGACCCCGCGACGCTGGAGATTCTCCGGAATCAACTGGAGAGCATCGCGGAAGAGATGGGGCACGTCCTTATCACTGGATCGTACTCGCCGAACATCAAGGAACGCCAGGACTGCTCGACTGCGCTATTCGACGTCGAAGGGAAGATGATCGCGCAGGCGGAACACATCCCCGTTCATCTGGGTGCGATGCCCGACGCGGTCGACGTGGTCATGGACAAGGACCCGAAGCCGGGGGACGTGTTCATCGTCAACGACCCGTTCGAAGGCGGCACCCATCTTCCGGACATCACCCTCGTGTCGACCATCGCGCCCGAGGACGACGTCATCGGCTTCGCCGTCTCGCGAGCGCACCACGCAGACATCGGCGGGAGTTCGCCTGGGAGCATGCCGCCGGGCGCCCAAGAAATCTATGAGGAGGGGCTCCGGCTCCCGGCCGTCCGCCTCGTCGACGGTGGGGAGCAGAACGACGAGGTCCTCGAGATGATTCTAGCCAACGTCAGGACCCCTGACGAGCGGCGTGCCGACCTCCGCGCTCAGCGCGCTGCGAACGACCGCGCGGAGGAGCGACTCGGCGACCTCCTCGACGAGCACGGCTCGTTGCTACTGGATGCTTTCGACGCCGTCGTCGACTACTCGCGAGAACGCGTCGAATCCGAACTCGCGGATCTCCCAGACGGCGAATACCGGGCGCGCGACGTGCTCGAAGGCGATGGTGTGACGGACAGCGACATCCACCTCGAGACAACGGTCACCATCGACAACTCCTCGATAACAGTGGACTTCTCGGGGACGGCCGAGCAGGTCGACGGGAACCTTAACGCGCCGCTGTCCGTCGCGAAAAGCGCCGTCTACTTCGTCGTCCGCGCAGTCACGGACCCCGAGATTCCGTCCAATCACGGCTGCTACGAACCAGTGACGGTCTCGGCGCCGACGGGCACGCTACTGAACCCGTCCCCGCCCGCCGCAGTGGTGGGTGGGAACGTCGAGACCAGCCAGCGGGTCACCGACATCACCCTCGAGGCGCTCGCCGAGGCGATCCCCGAGCGCGTGCCAGCCGGCGGGCAGGGCACGATGAACAACCTCATCATCGGCGACCGCACGGGCGAGTTCACCTACTACGAGACGATCGGTGGCGGCTTCGGTGCCAGACCCGGCAAGGACGGTATGGACGGGGTTCAGGTCGGAATGACCAACACGCTCAACACCCCGATCGAGGCGATGGAGACCGAGTATCCGCTCCGATTGGAGCGATACGCGCTCCGGGAGTCGAGCGGCGGTGACGGTAGATACCGGGGTGGACTGGGCCTCGAACGGTCAGTTACCGTCGAGACTGACGCGACCGTGTCGCTACTCACAGAACGTCGACGCACGGCACCGGCCGGCGTCAACGGCGGTGAGGACGGGGCCACGGGCGAGAACCTCGTCGACGGTGAGCGCGTCCCGTCGAAGGCCTCGGTCGACGTGAGTGCCGGGACCACCGTGACGATTCTCACTCCCGGTGGTGGGGGACACGGCGAGCCAGACGACCGTTCCCAGGAGGCGAGAGAGCAGGACCGCATGGACGAGAAGATGACCGAGTGACGGTTCCGTCTCGACCTCGCGTTCGGCGGTGTCGCGGCCGTCCTGCTCTCACGCGCCGCCAGTTCGCACGTCGAGTGAGCCACTCCGGGGCGGCGCTGCCCGGTTGACCAAACCACTTATCGCCCGACCGTCCGGAGAACCGACACGATGGACGCTACGCGATACCGGGACGTCGGCGGTGTGTCGCTCGTAAGCGGTGGGGCGCTGGTAGTCCTCGGGTTGGTCACGGCCCAGTCCCAGTACCCGGGGTACAGCACGACGACACAGACAATCAGCGCGCTCGGAACGGCGAGCGCGCCGGCGGCGTCCCAGGCAGTGTTCAACGCCACGATGGTGCTCACGGGCGCGCTGTTGCTCGTCGCGGCCTACGCCCTCCACCAGGTGTACGCTCGACGCGCGCTCACCGGCGCGGCCGCGGGGACGGCACTCGGCATCGCGGGCGTCGGACTGTTCCCCGCGCACACGGGTCTCCCGCACGTCGTCGCCGCGATGGTGGCGTTCGGCGGGATGGGCGTCACCGCGCTCGTGGTCGCGGCGACCGTCAGTAGCACGTTCCGGTACGTCTCGGCTGTACTGGGGACGCTCGAACTCCTCGCGTTGGTGCTCTTCGTCACGCTCGGCAGCGCGACGACGCTGGGCGTCGGCGGCTTGGAGCGGTGGGTCGCGTACCTCGGAGTCCTGTGGACGACGGCGTTCGGCGGCTCCCTCTTCACGGGCACCGGAGCGCACGCCTGACGTCCGTCACCGCTCTGTACCGCCACCACGGGGGCGAGCGAGAACGGCGATAACGCGGCGTAAATGCGTGGATACTGCAGGATTACTGCGGACGAAGTGGGGGTGGTGTGGCTGTACGGACACGACCGACTTCCGAGTCACGACCGGCCAGCCGGCGACCCCGGCGAGCGCTACACAACGACCAGGAGGAACGCCCCGAGCAGCACCCCGGCCGCGCCGATGAGCGCCCCGGCGACCGACGTTCCCGCCATCCGGCGGACGGCGCCACGAGCGGGTCGACGTCGCTTCGGGCGACCGACCCGGTCACGCGGACGAGCGTATCGGGGTCGCACTCGTCCACGCTGTCCACGTCGGTCGCTCGGAACACAGCTGCTGCTCGCCAGACGTACCGGGCGCTCGCCGCGAGCGCGACGCCGCCGACGAGGAGCATCACACCGCCGAAGAGGCTGGAAGCGGAGAGTTCAGTCGGGAGGACCATTCAGGGAGTCGTTCGCCGGATGCGGCCGACGCTTGGATTTGCGTGCCGAAATCGGGGTGCTGTCGAGCCCGTCTGTCGGTCGAGCTGTCGGGTATCCGTCGTCCGTCAGGCGTGCTCCTCGTAGGGCTGGACGACCACGAAGCCGTCGCCCTCGGGGAACTGCATCTGGTAGCGTTCGCCGGACTCCTGTCCGACCATGTCCGAGAGGCTGCGGTTGACCTCGACGTTCGGCGTGGTTCCGCTCCACGCGACCGTGGCGCTCGGGTCGGTCGAAACCGGTGGTTCGAGGACGATGGGGTCGCCGTGCGTCGTGATGGCGACGTAGCCCGGTCCTTCGAGGTAGACGTTCGTGAACCCGCCGGCGAACGCGCCGGCAAGGCTGTCCATGGACGCGATCTCGTAGCTGACGTCGGATTCGAACGCGAGCACGTCCTCGCCGTTGACGGTGATCGAGTCGTCAGCGTCGAGTTCGAGGAGCTGGATCTTCTTCTCGTGGTCCGCGAAGTAGGCGTGGCCCTGGCCCTCGACGGCCATCACGGGCGTTCCCTCGCCGGTTGCGGCCTGCTTGAGGAACCCCTTCACGCCCCCCTCGGCGGAGCTACGTCCGGTGAACGACAGGTCGCCAGTGAACGCGATCATCGATCCCGCTTTCGCGGTCACCTCCCCGTCGACGGCGACGTCGAGGGTGTACTTGTTCTCCAGTTGGAACGGCGCGTCGGTCTCGGTCGGTGCGTGCTCTGCGGTGAACTGGTCGACGTTCATGGGTTTCGAGGCCGGTTGCGTTCGGCCGTGTCTGGGGCGTGGAGGCGGAGCCACGTAAATCCGCAGCCAGTGTCTCTGACCCAGAGACCGGCGGTCGCTCCGGACGAGAACGGGAGGAAGAAATTTATGGGAGATGTGTCGTGGTCTAGATATGGACGTGGTCGCTACGGCCGTGACTGTCGGCGTACTCTTCGGGGTGGGGTACTGCTATCTTCGCGCCTACTGGATCGACGACCCGATGCTGAACAGCGAACTGTTCCGGTAGCTGTCTTCGCCGTATCGCCCGGTTGTTCTCCCCGCTGCTGGACGACAGAACCGTTCTCGGTGGACGACGGAATCGTTCTCGGTGGACCAGGGAACCGTTCTCGTGGGACGACAGAACCGTTCTGTCGATCACTGTTGGCGCGCGTAATCGACGACGGTGGCGGACTCGTCGATCGTCAGTTCGAGCGCGTCGCCGTCGATCACCACCGTGACGTTCAACCGAAGGGGGTCCTCTGACTCGATCGCCGCGTCCGGGTCGAGGAGCGGGATGACCTCCCAGACGTACGTCTCCCGGAGGTCGATTCCGGCGTCGAAGAGGAACGAGACGACGGCAGGGTGGTCCATGACGACGCCACCCACGTTGAGGTTCCGCCTGGTGCCACACTCCCGACACTCGAACTGGACGTCGAGAATCGACCGGTACGTGACCGACTCGTCACTCGACAGCGCGGTCAACGTCGAGTCCACGTGACCGTTACACAGCGTACAGAAGCCGCGGCTGAGCTGCTGGGCGATCGTCAGCAGGTGCTTGCTGAACACGCGCGGAAGCGCCTCGGAATCTATCGCCGCGACAGTGACGGGCGGGACGGGCATCTGTGTGATCAGCCCGTCGCAGTCCGTGCACTCGACGGTGATCGAGCCGTCCTCGTAGCTCGCGAGGACGTCCCCTGCACAGTGCATACAGTCCCCCGCAGGCACCGAGTCGATTTCGACGTCGCTGGCTCCCGTGAACTGGCCGGAGACGGCCGCTCCGATCGCTTGCCGGCCCGCGTAGGTCACTGTGTACCCCTCCCCGTCTTTCCGGACGAACTGCGGGGTGAGCGCGTTCAGGTGGTAGTTGAACGTGCCGGAGTCGCGGACACCGATTCGCGACCGGAGGTCGGAAAACGAGAGGTGGTCGGGGTACGCGTCCCAGAGGTGGTGGATGATGTCGATCCGGGATTCGTTCGCGAGCAGGCCGAAGACGTCCTCGAGCTCGCGGGATGACATCCGGTCGTCGAGCATGTCGGAACTCCTGTTCGACTCCTCATCAGTATTCTGTCCTGTCTCTGTCGCTGCGAACT encodes:
- a CDS encoding hydantoinase B/oxoprolinase family protein; this encodes METNGVDANVSSTDDEIDPATLEILRNQLESIAEEMGHVLITGSYSPNIKERQDCSTALFDVEGKMIAQAEHIPVHLGAMPDAVDVVMDKDPKPGDVFIVNDPFEGGTHLPDITLVSTIAPEDDVIGFAVSRAHHADIGGSSPGSMPPGAQEIYEEGLRLPAVRLVDGGEQNDEVLEMILANVRTPDERRADLRAQRAANDRAEERLGDLLDEHGSLLLDAFDAVVDYSRERVESELADLPDGEYRARDVLEGDGVTDSDIHLETTVTIDNSSITVDFSGTAEQVDGNLNAPLSVAKSAVYFVVRAVTDPEIPSNHGCYEPVTVSAPTGTLLNPSPPAAVVGGNVETSQRVTDITLEALAEAIPERVPAGGQGTMNNLIIGDRTGEFTYYETIGGGFGARPGKDGMDGVQVGMTNTLNTPIEAMETEYPLRLERYALRESSGGDGRYRGGLGLERSVTVETDATVSLLTERRRTAPAGVNGGEDGATGENLVDGERVPSKASVDVSAGTTVTILTPGGGGHGEPDDRSQEAREQDRMDEKMTE
- a CDS encoding AIM24 family protein, which encodes MNVDQFTAEHAPTETDAPFQLENKYTLDVAVDGEVTAKAGSMIAFTGDLSFTGRSSAEGGVKGFLKQAATGEGTPVMAVEGQGHAYFADHEKKIQLLELDADDSITVNGEDVLAFESDVSYEIASMDSLAGAFAGGFTNVYLEGPGYVAITTHGDPIVLEPPVSTDPSATVAWSGTTPNVEVNRSLSDMVGQESGERYQMQFPEGDGFVVVQPYEEHA
- a CDS encoding hydantoinase/oxoprolinase family protein, coding for MTGRVVGVDVGGTFTDVTLLVDGELVTAKVPSTEGQSEGVMAGIEKACADAGISPDDIEGFSHAMTVSVNALLEESGAKTALVTTEGFRDVLEIGRQDRPSLYDLEAEKPTPLVPRRRRYEVSERTTTEGIKQSVDEDEVREVANSIRDDGAEAVAISLLHAYVHPQNERRVAEVLREELEVPVSASHEVLAEFREYERTSTTVVDAYVRPAIDRYIGHLTERAADAGVPQPRIMQANGGITDADTVRQKAVLTALSGPAAGVVGASAMSSGGSDDQDARLVTFDMGGTSSDVSLIRDGDVKRTTDGSISDRPIKTPLVDIETVGAGGGSIAWVDAGGALRIGPHSAGSDPGPACYGWGGTEPTVTDANLVLGYIGSSTSLGGELSLDEQAAYDALADLAEEAGMDGAVEAARGVYRVANANMTRAIRSVTVERGFDPRKFGLVAFGGAGPMHAVSIADNLDMERVVIPRASGVLSAYGLLAADEKQDAVKTYQRSLAAVDLDDVDGIYADLEEQVLAEISAPDRATVERTADLRYAGQSFELSVDVGESFSPRDAAERFAEAHEVAYGYQMDEPVHLVNCRVTATVERAVPDVEYAASGDAMKGTRTTTFEDGEYETPVYHRERLQPRQTVEGPAVIEQDESTIVIPPTWDVRVREDGTLVSEVGDE
- a CDS encoding DUF7351 domain-containing protein, whose protein sequence is MSSRELEDVFGLLANESRIDIIHHLWDAYPDHLSFSDLRSRIGVRDSGTFNYHLNALTPQFVRKDGEGYTVTYAGRQAIGAAVSGQFTGASDVEIDSVPAGDCMHCAGDVLASYEDGSITVECTDCDGLITQMPVPPVTVAAIDSEALPRVFSKHLLTIAQQLSRGFCTLCNGHVDSTLTALSSDESVTYRSILDVQFECRECGTRRNLNVGGVVMDHPAVVSFLFDAGIDLRETYVWEVIPLLDPDAAIESEDPLRLNVTVVIDGDALELTIDESATVVDYARQQ
- a CDS encoding DUF998 domain-containing protein — protein: MDATRYRDVGGVSLVSGGALVVLGLVTAQSQYPGYSTTTQTISALGTASAPAASQAVFNATMVLTGALLLVAAYALHQVYARRALTGAAAGTALGIAGVGLFPAHTGLPHVVAAMVAFGGMGVTALVVAATVSSTFRYVSAVLGTLELLALVLFVTLGSATTLGVGGLERWVAYLGVLWTTAFGGSLFTGTGAHA